One window from the genome of Elaeis guineensis isolate ETL-2024a chromosome 5, EG11, whole genome shotgun sequence encodes:
- the LOC105044494 gene encoding LOW QUALITY PROTEIN: metal tolerance protein 5 (The sequence of the model RefSeq protein was modified relative to this genomic sequence to represent the inferred CDS: inserted 1 base in 1 codon), producing the protein MSSGRKRVGNMSFWCFPIEKSEGGEVAEYYQQQVEMLEGFSEMDALADHGFLPVMSKEERERTAKSEKIAIRLSNIANMILFAAKIYASIRSGSLAIIASTLDSLLDLLSGFILWFTAFSMQTPNPYQYPIGKRRMQPLGILVFASVMATLGLQIILESVHSLISDEDGFSLTKQQERWVVGIMSSATLVKLALVFYCRLFTNEIVKAYAQDHFFDVITNVIGLVAALLANYIKNWIDPVGAIILALYTIRTWSTTVLENVNSLVGRSAAPEFLQKLTYLCRNHHNAIRQIDTVRAYTFGSNYFVEVDIILPSDMPLREAHDIGEALQVKLERLPEIERXFVHLDYEFTHRPEHAQAHDA; encoded by the exons ATGTCAAGTGGGAGAAAGAGAGTAGGAAATATGAGCTTTTGGTGCTTCCCCATCGAGAAATCTGAAG GAGGTGAGGTTGCGGAGTATTATCAACAGCAGGTGGAAATGTTGGAGGGCTTTAGCGAAATGGATGCACTGGCTGATCATGGATTTCTACCTGTAATGTCAAAG GAAGAACGTGAAAGGACTGCTAAAAGTGAGAAAATAGCAATCCGTTTATCCAACATCGCAAACATGATCCTTTTTGCTGCCAAGATTTATGCTTCTATAAGGAGTGGATCATTGGCCATTATTGCATCCACATTAGATTCTCTCCTTGATCTGTTATCAGGATTTATCTTATGGTTTACTGCATTCTCCATGCAAACACCAAATCCTTATCAGTATCCTATCGGGAAAAGGCGCATGCAGCCACTG GGAATCCTTGTTTTTGCATCTGTTATGGCAACGCTGGGACTTCAGATCATTTTAGAGTCAGTACACTCCCTAATTTCCGAT GAAGATGGATTCAGTTTGACAAAGCAGCAAGAGAGATGGGTTGTAGGCATCATGTCGTCTGCCACATTAGTGAAGCTTGCTCTGGTTTTTTACTGCCGCTTATTCACTAATGAGATTGTCAAGGCCTATGCGCAGGACCACTTTTTTGATGTCATTACAAATGTCATTGGTCTGGTGGCTGCACTTCTTGCCAATTATATCAAAAACTGGATTGATCCTGTTGGAGCTATCATT CTGGCGTTATATACCATCCGTACGTGGTCGACGACTGTGCTGGAAAATGTGAACTCCCTGGTTGGCCGGTCGGCAGCACCGGAATTTCTGCAGAAATTGACATACCTTTGCCGGAACCATCACAATGCCATAAGACAAATTGACACTGTACGGGCCTACACATTTGGCTCGAACTACTTTGTCGAGGTGGATATTATTTTGCCCTCAGATATGCCCTTGAGAGAGGCGCATGACATTGGGGAGGCCTTACAGGTGAAGCTTGAACGACTGCCCGAGATAGAGC CCTTTGTTCACCTTGATTATGAGTTCACCCATCGCCCGGAGCATGCACAGGCTCATGATGCATGA
- the LOC105044492 gene encoding protein-tyrosine-phosphatase MKP1 isoform X1, whose protein sequence is MGGKEDEASGPQSGSRKTFWRSASWSSSRTSVPDSSSCSTEEKNSTNGQFRRCPAPPLTPRSQSGKVRSCLPPLQPLSIARRSFDDWPNPSSDDVGEWSQPPTPSGKASANKPGEGLELDLSLLRSQVKKDQIAFFDKECSKVADHIYLGGDSVAKNREILRRNGITHVLNCVGFVCPEYFKSDLVYKTLWLQDSPTEDITSILYDVFDYFEDVREQGGRVLVHCCQGVSRSTSLVIAYLMWREGQSFDDAFDYVKAARGIANPNVGFACQLLQCQKRVHAIPLSPNSVLRMYRMAPHSSYDPLHLVPKMLNDPSPDALDSRGAFIIHILSSIYVWIGKNCKLVMEKDAKAAAFQVVRYERVQGPIMMIEEGDEPREFWEAFSSAPPNSDSATKINKEQIESAIKAGVGKRRVESYDADFELFYKAITGGVVPPFSSSEPGRETNLPARESNWSILRRKFITKVYSDSALLRNTDPRMNRMQLLTAEASTSPPYLSPSSLSSDSSASSKCSSESPSISPSTFFSHSLTPSPASSNSYDPLPPSSRPSRQPSSNMEPLKHCWESGSPSKGLARSIAERRGSFSPLKLPSLNKNDAPVLSRKVLNTSSVYVERANEIIDRNNNSCMSKDDALDREGNVGEVSDVKCTNESAVNSLENRANTQKNHPNQNDQLLPGSTGRVGVRLKSPNPAHLLVYRWPNMEELATFAREDLDSEAVFLFLTPNAGKSGESGRTLYLWIGKGFEQANDRTQLKSSKDVGEVIPNDWHRVGCEFLGLMGLEKDLPIKMLHREDSSGSTVQTGQTKI, encoded by the coding sequence ATGGGAGGCAAAGAGGATGAGGCCTCCGGTCCGCAATCTGGCAGCCGGAAAACCTTCTGGAGGTCGGCGTCGTGGTCCTCTTCACGGACCTCTGTGCCGGACAGCTCCAGCTGTTCTACCGAAGAAAAGAATTCGACCAACGGCCAATTCCGACGGTGCCCGGCCCCTCCCCTGACTCCCAGATCCCAGAGCGGCAAGGTTCGGTCCTGCCTTCCCCCTCTCCAGCCCCTCTCCATAGCCCGCCGTAGCTTCGACGACTGGCCCAACCCCAGCAGCGACGACGTTGGGGAGTGGTCGCAGCCCCCCACTCCTAGTGGGAAGGCCAGCGCCAACAAACCCGGTGAGGGTCTGGAGCTGGATCTGTCCTTGCTGCGGTCCCAGGTCAAGAAAGATCAGATCGCCTTCTTTGATAAGGAGTGCTCCAAGGTGGCCGACCACATCTACCTCGGCGGGGACTCCGTCGCTAAGAACCGAGAAATCCTTCGCCGGAATGGAATTACCCATGTCCTCAACTGTGTTGGATTCGTTTGCCCGGAGTACTTTAAGTCTGATCTCGTTTACAAGACCCTCTGGTTGCAGGATAGCCCGACGGAGGATATCACGAGCATATTGTATGATGTGTTTGATTACTTTGAGGATGTCCGGGAGCAGGGCGGGAGGGTGTTGGTCCACTGCTGCCAGGGAGTGTCGCGGTCCACCTCGCTGGTTATAGCTTACCTTATGTGGAGGGAAGGGCAGAGCTTTGACGATGCCTTTGATTATGTTAAGGCTGCGAGGGGGATCGCTAATCCGAACGTGGGTTTCGCTTGCCAGCTGCTTCAGTGCCAGAAGAGAGTCCATGCAATCCCGTTGAGCCCCAATTCAGTGCTGCGGATGTACCGAATGGCACCTCACTCTTCGTATGATCCATTGCACCTAGTACCAAAGATGTTGAATGATCCTTCGCCAGATGCTTTGGATTCACGGGGGGCATTCATCATTCACATCCTCTCGTCGATTTATGTGTGGATTGGTAAGAATTGCAAGCTAGTAATGGAAAAGGATGCAAAAGCTGCGGCTTTTCAGGTGGTAAGGTACGAGAGGGTGCAGGGGCCTATCATGATGATTGAAGAAGGGGATGAGCCACGAGAGTTCTGGGAGGCGTTTTCAAGTGCCCCTCCGAATTCAGACAGTGCCACAAAGATTAACAAGGAACAGATTGAATCAGCAATCAAGGCTGGCGTTGGTAAGAGGCGAGTGGAATCATATGATGCAGACTTTGAGCTTTTCTATAAGGCAATTACCGGAGGCGTTGTGCCACCATTCTCTTCTTCGGAACCGGGACGGGAAACCAACCTTCCGGCAAGAGAAAGCAACTGGAGTATTTTGAGGCGTAAGTTTATAACAAAAGTTTATTCAGATTCTGCATTGCTGAGGAATACGGATCCCCGCATGAACCGAATGCAGCTTTTGACTGCGGAGGCATCTACATCCCCTCCATATCTTTCTCCTAGTTCACTTTCCTCTGACTCGAGTGCTAGTTCAAAGTGTAGTTCAGAGTCACCTTCCATCTCTCCTTCAACATTCTTCTCTCACTCGCTTACTCCATCTCCTGCTTCATCTAACTCGTATGACCCTTTGCCACCATCATCTAGGCCTTCTCGCCAACCCTCAAGCAATATGGAACCCTTGAAGCATTGTTGGGAATCAGGTTCTCCATCTAAGGGGCTTGCACGTTCTATTGCTGAAAGAAGGGGAAGCTTTTCACCTCTGAAATTGCCATCACTGAACAAAAATGATGCTCCAGTGTTATCTCGGAAGGTGTTAAATACATCATCTGTATATGTTGAAAGGGCAAATGAAATCATAGATAGGAATAACAATAGCTGCATGTCCAAAGATGATGCTTTAGACAGGGAAGGTAATGTAGGGGAAGTTTCAGATGTCAAATGCACCAATGAATCTGCTGTTAATAGTTTAGAAAATCGGGCAAACACTCAGAAAAATCATCCAAATCAAAACGATCAATTGCTGCCTGGTTCAACTGGAAGGGTTGGTGTTAGGTTGAAGAGTCCCAACCCGGCACATCTCTTAGTGTACCGCTGGCCTAATATGGAAGAGCTAGCAACATTTGCTAGAGAAGATCTTGATTCTGAAGCAGTGTTTCTTTTCTTGACTCCTAATGCTGGTAAAAGTGGAGAGTCAGGTAGGACTTTATATTTGTGGATAGGAAAGGGCTTCGAACAAGCTAATGATCGAACTCAATTAAAGAGCAGCAAAGATGTAGGAGAAGTCATTCCAAATGACTGGCACCGAGTTGGCTGTGAGTTTCTTGGTTTAATGGGTCTGGAAAAGGACCTTCCGATTAAG
- the LOC105044496 gene encoding glutelin type-D 1, which translates to MDIDLSPRLSKKTYGGDGGSYHEWCSEELPMLAEAKIGAAKLALEKQGLALPSYSDSAKVAYVLQGNGTCGIVLPEATKEKVLPIKKGDALALPFGVVTWWFNPNDTELVVLFLGDTSKGHKPGKFTNFHLTGTNGIFTGFTSEFVGRAWDLTADEVQKLVHSQTDAGITKLKDGQKMPEPLPQDREGMVLNCLDAPLDVDIKNGGRVVVLNTQNLPLVGEVGLGADLVRIDGHSMCSPGFSCDSAFQVTYIVRGSGRVQVVGIDGKRVLETRVKGGCLFIVPRFFVVSKIADADGMEWFSIITTPNPVFSHLAGRTSVWKALSPEVLASSFNTTPEMEELFRSKRTSDAIFFPPSD; encoded by the exons ATGGATATCGATCTGAGTCCGAGGCTGTCGAAGAAAACGTACGGTGGGGATGGGGGCTCCTACCACGAGTGGTGCAGCGAGGAGCTGCCGATGCTCGCCGAGGCCAAGATCGGGGCGGCCAAGCTCGCCTTGGAGAAGCAGGGGCTCGCGCTTCCCAGCTACTCCGACTCCGCCAAGGTTGCTTACGTCCTCCAAG GAAATGGCACCTGCGGAATCGTGTTGCCAGAGGCCACGAAAGAGAAGGTGCTTCCCATCAAGAAGGGCGACGCTCTTGCTCTCCCCTTCGGCGTCGTAACTTGGTGGTTCAATCCGAACGACACCGAGCTCGTCGTCCTCTTCTTGGGCGATACCTCCAAGGGCCATAAGCCTGGGAAATTCACCAACTTCCACCTCACCGGCACCAATGGCATCTTCACCGGCTTCACCTCCGAGTTTGTCGGCCGTGCATGGGACCTCACCGCCGATGAGGTCCAGAAGCTGGTCCACAGCCAAACCGATGCCGGCATTACCAAACTGAAGGATGGCCAGAAGATGCCCGAGCCCCTTCCTCAAGACAGGGAAGGGATGGTTCTCAACTGCTTGGATGCTCCACTGGACGTCGACATCAAGAACGGCGGCCGGGTCGTCGTGCTGAACACCCAGAACCTTCCCCTGGTGGGCGAGGTTGGGCTTGGTGCTGACCTTGTGAGGATAGATGGCCATTCCATGTGCTCGCCGGGCTTCTCCTGTGACTCTGCATTCCAGGTTACTTACATTGTCAGGGGGAGCGGCCGGGTTCAGGTCGTCGGTATCGACGGCAAGCGGGTATTGGAAACCAGAGTGAAGGGTGGGTGTCTGTTCATCGTGCCGAGGTTCTTTGTGGTGTCAAAGATTGCTGATGCTGATGGCATGGAGTGGTTCTCCATCATCACCACTCCAAA CCCGGTGTTCAGTCATCTGGCAGGGAGGACGTCGGTCTGGAAGGCTTTGTCCCCGGAGGTGCTGGCGTCTTCGTTCAACACAACTCCAGAGATGGAGGAGCTGTTCAGGTCCAAGAGGACCTCGGATGCCATCTTTTTCCCTCCTTCCGACTGA
- the LOC105044492 gene encoding protein-tyrosine-phosphatase MKP1 isoform X2 gives MGGKEDEASGPQSGSRKTFWRSASWSSSRTSVPDSSSCSTEEKNSTNGQFRRCPAPPLTPRSQSGKVRSCLPPLQPLSIARRSFDDWPNPSSDDVGEWSQPPTPSGKASANKPGEGLELDLSLLRSQVKKDQIAFFDKECSKVADHIYLGGDSVAKNREILRRNGITHVLNCVGFVCPEYFKSDLVYKTLWLQDSPTEDITSILYDVFDYFEDVREQGGRVLVHCCQGVSRSTSLVIAYLMWREGQSFDDAFDYVKAARGIANPNVGFACQLLQCQKRVHAIPLSPNSVLRMYRMAPHSSYDPLHLVPKMLNDPSPDALDSRGAFIIHILSSIYVWIGKNCKLVMEKDAKAAAFQVVRYERVQGPIMMIEEGDEPREFWEAFSSAPPNSDSATKINKEQIESAIKAGVGKRRVESYDADFELFYKAITGGVVPPFSSSEPGRETNLPARESNWSILRRKFITKVYSDSALLRNTDPRMNRMQLLTAEASTSPPYLSPSSLSSDSSASSKCSSESPSISPSTFFSHSLTPSPASSNSYDPLPPSSRPSRQPSSNMEPLKHCWESGSPSKGLARSIAERRGSFSPLKLPSLNKNDAPVLSRKVLNTSSVYVERANEIIDRNNNSCMSKDDALDREGNVGEVSDVKCTNESAVNSLENRANTQKNHPNQNDQLLPGSTGRVGVRLKSPNPAHLLVYRWPNMEELATFAREDLDSEAVFLFLTPNAGKSGESGRTLYLWIGKGFEQANDRTQLKSSKDVGEVIPNDWHRVGCEFLGLMGLEKDLPIKVVKEQETEKFLEFLNYC, from the coding sequence ATGGGAGGCAAAGAGGATGAGGCCTCCGGTCCGCAATCTGGCAGCCGGAAAACCTTCTGGAGGTCGGCGTCGTGGTCCTCTTCACGGACCTCTGTGCCGGACAGCTCCAGCTGTTCTACCGAAGAAAAGAATTCGACCAACGGCCAATTCCGACGGTGCCCGGCCCCTCCCCTGACTCCCAGATCCCAGAGCGGCAAGGTTCGGTCCTGCCTTCCCCCTCTCCAGCCCCTCTCCATAGCCCGCCGTAGCTTCGACGACTGGCCCAACCCCAGCAGCGACGACGTTGGGGAGTGGTCGCAGCCCCCCACTCCTAGTGGGAAGGCCAGCGCCAACAAACCCGGTGAGGGTCTGGAGCTGGATCTGTCCTTGCTGCGGTCCCAGGTCAAGAAAGATCAGATCGCCTTCTTTGATAAGGAGTGCTCCAAGGTGGCCGACCACATCTACCTCGGCGGGGACTCCGTCGCTAAGAACCGAGAAATCCTTCGCCGGAATGGAATTACCCATGTCCTCAACTGTGTTGGATTCGTTTGCCCGGAGTACTTTAAGTCTGATCTCGTTTACAAGACCCTCTGGTTGCAGGATAGCCCGACGGAGGATATCACGAGCATATTGTATGATGTGTTTGATTACTTTGAGGATGTCCGGGAGCAGGGCGGGAGGGTGTTGGTCCACTGCTGCCAGGGAGTGTCGCGGTCCACCTCGCTGGTTATAGCTTACCTTATGTGGAGGGAAGGGCAGAGCTTTGACGATGCCTTTGATTATGTTAAGGCTGCGAGGGGGATCGCTAATCCGAACGTGGGTTTCGCTTGCCAGCTGCTTCAGTGCCAGAAGAGAGTCCATGCAATCCCGTTGAGCCCCAATTCAGTGCTGCGGATGTACCGAATGGCACCTCACTCTTCGTATGATCCATTGCACCTAGTACCAAAGATGTTGAATGATCCTTCGCCAGATGCTTTGGATTCACGGGGGGCATTCATCATTCACATCCTCTCGTCGATTTATGTGTGGATTGGTAAGAATTGCAAGCTAGTAATGGAAAAGGATGCAAAAGCTGCGGCTTTTCAGGTGGTAAGGTACGAGAGGGTGCAGGGGCCTATCATGATGATTGAAGAAGGGGATGAGCCACGAGAGTTCTGGGAGGCGTTTTCAAGTGCCCCTCCGAATTCAGACAGTGCCACAAAGATTAACAAGGAACAGATTGAATCAGCAATCAAGGCTGGCGTTGGTAAGAGGCGAGTGGAATCATATGATGCAGACTTTGAGCTTTTCTATAAGGCAATTACCGGAGGCGTTGTGCCACCATTCTCTTCTTCGGAACCGGGACGGGAAACCAACCTTCCGGCAAGAGAAAGCAACTGGAGTATTTTGAGGCGTAAGTTTATAACAAAAGTTTATTCAGATTCTGCATTGCTGAGGAATACGGATCCCCGCATGAACCGAATGCAGCTTTTGACTGCGGAGGCATCTACATCCCCTCCATATCTTTCTCCTAGTTCACTTTCCTCTGACTCGAGTGCTAGTTCAAAGTGTAGTTCAGAGTCACCTTCCATCTCTCCTTCAACATTCTTCTCTCACTCGCTTACTCCATCTCCTGCTTCATCTAACTCGTATGACCCTTTGCCACCATCATCTAGGCCTTCTCGCCAACCCTCAAGCAATATGGAACCCTTGAAGCATTGTTGGGAATCAGGTTCTCCATCTAAGGGGCTTGCACGTTCTATTGCTGAAAGAAGGGGAAGCTTTTCACCTCTGAAATTGCCATCACTGAACAAAAATGATGCTCCAGTGTTATCTCGGAAGGTGTTAAATACATCATCTGTATATGTTGAAAGGGCAAATGAAATCATAGATAGGAATAACAATAGCTGCATGTCCAAAGATGATGCTTTAGACAGGGAAGGTAATGTAGGGGAAGTTTCAGATGTCAAATGCACCAATGAATCTGCTGTTAATAGTTTAGAAAATCGGGCAAACACTCAGAAAAATCATCCAAATCAAAACGATCAATTGCTGCCTGGTTCAACTGGAAGGGTTGGTGTTAGGTTGAAGAGTCCCAACCCGGCACATCTCTTAGTGTACCGCTGGCCTAATATGGAAGAGCTAGCAACATTTGCTAGAGAAGATCTTGATTCTGAAGCAGTGTTTCTTTTCTTGACTCCTAATGCTGGTAAAAGTGGAGAGTCAGGTAGGACTTTATATTTGTGGATAGGAAAGGGCTTCGAACAAGCTAATGATCGAACTCAATTAAAGAGCAGCAAAGATGTAGGAGAAGTCATTCCAAATGACTGGCACCGAGTTGGCTGTGAGTTTCTTGGTTTAATGGGTCTGGAAAAGGACCTTCCGATTAAG
- the LOC105044495 gene encoding uncharacterized protein: MATEIKREASNQEIEIDKIKRPNTPRQPGGLEGVFSWHSDRRNPSKLNRYDRSRSPGSRKRSFDSSAYPRFPSIPTFFPGAGIRSGKEAMASAIDRTGCQRSSANGVLREVFGTRTSCENHGDGVPRGSRGTCRDLDRWRRDRFVMETHAAEWPGGFVWRRMGALVYIRSRMVWHGRGQPMHQALRAEGNGNPWT; the protein is encoded by the exons ATGGCGACAGAGATTAAAAGGGAAGCATCTAACCAA GAGATAGAGATAGATAAGATAAAGAGACCTAACACACCGAGACAGCCTGGGGGCCTCGAGGGGGTTTTCTCTTGGCACTCCGACCGCCGGAATCCGTCGAAGCTCAACCGCTACGACCGCTCCCGGTCGCCGGGTTCCCGCAAGAGGAGCTTCGATTCCTCGGCATACCCTCGGTTCCCGTCGATTCCAACATTTTTTCCGGGGGCCGGAATTCGCTCCGGCAAGGAAGCCATGGCGTCCGCGATCGACCGGACCGGCTGCCAACGAAGCAGCGCTAACGGTGTACTGCGGGAAGTCTTTGGGACGCGAACATCCTGCGAGAACCATGGAGACGGTGTTCCCCGAGGATCACGAGGCACATGCCGTGATTTGGACAGGTGGCGGCGTGACAGGTTTGTGATGGAGACTCATGCTGCGGAGTGGCCTGGTGGTTTCGTTTGGCGCCGAATGGGTGCGCTCGTTTACATCAGGTCGAGGATGGTTTGGCATGGTCGAGGACAGCCAATGCACCAAGCATTGCGTGCTGAAGGGAATGGTAACCCTTGGACATAG
- the LOC105044492 gene encoding protein-tyrosine-phosphatase MKP1 isoform X3, which yields MGGKEDEASGPQSGSRKTFWRSASWSSSRTSVPDSSSCSTEEKNSTNGQFRRCPAPPLTPRSQSGKVRSCLPPLQPLSIARRSFDDWPNPSSDDVGEWSQPPTPSGKASANKPGEGLELDLSLLRSQVKKDQIAFFDKECSKVADHIYLGGDSVAKNREILRRNGITHVLNCVGFVCPEYFKSDLVYKTLWLQDSPTEDITSILYDVFDYFEDVREQGGRVLVHCCQGVSRSTSLVIAYLMWREGQSFDDAFDYVKAARGIANPNVGFACQLLQCQKRVHAIPLSPNSVLRMYRMAPHSSYDPLHLVPKMLNDPSPDALDSRGAFIIHILSSIYVWIGKNCKLVMEKDAKAAAFQVVRYERVQGPIMMIEEGDEPREFWEAFSSAPPNSDSATKINKEQIESAIKAGVGKRRVESYDADFELFYKAITGGVVPPFSSSEPGRETNLPARESNWSILRRKFITKVYSDSALLRNTDPRMNRMQLLTAEASTSPPYLSPSSLSSDSSASSKCSSESPSISPSTFFSHSLTPSPASSNSYDPLPPSSRPSRQPSSNMEPLKHCWESGSPSKGLARSIAERRGSFSPLKLPSLNKNDAPVLSRKVLNTSSVYVERANEIIDRNNNSCMSKDDALDREGNVGEVSDVKCTNESAVNSLENRANTQKNHPNQNDQLLPGSTGRVGVRLKSPNPAHLLVYRWPNMEELATFAREDLDSEAVFLFLTPNAGKSGESGRTLYLWIGKGFEQANDRTQLKSSKDVGEVIPNDWHRVGCEFLGLMGLEKDLPIKA from the coding sequence ATGGGAGGCAAAGAGGATGAGGCCTCCGGTCCGCAATCTGGCAGCCGGAAAACCTTCTGGAGGTCGGCGTCGTGGTCCTCTTCACGGACCTCTGTGCCGGACAGCTCCAGCTGTTCTACCGAAGAAAAGAATTCGACCAACGGCCAATTCCGACGGTGCCCGGCCCCTCCCCTGACTCCCAGATCCCAGAGCGGCAAGGTTCGGTCCTGCCTTCCCCCTCTCCAGCCCCTCTCCATAGCCCGCCGTAGCTTCGACGACTGGCCCAACCCCAGCAGCGACGACGTTGGGGAGTGGTCGCAGCCCCCCACTCCTAGTGGGAAGGCCAGCGCCAACAAACCCGGTGAGGGTCTGGAGCTGGATCTGTCCTTGCTGCGGTCCCAGGTCAAGAAAGATCAGATCGCCTTCTTTGATAAGGAGTGCTCCAAGGTGGCCGACCACATCTACCTCGGCGGGGACTCCGTCGCTAAGAACCGAGAAATCCTTCGCCGGAATGGAATTACCCATGTCCTCAACTGTGTTGGATTCGTTTGCCCGGAGTACTTTAAGTCTGATCTCGTTTACAAGACCCTCTGGTTGCAGGATAGCCCGACGGAGGATATCACGAGCATATTGTATGATGTGTTTGATTACTTTGAGGATGTCCGGGAGCAGGGCGGGAGGGTGTTGGTCCACTGCTGCCAGGGAGTGTCGCGGTCCACCTCGCTGGTTATAGCTTACCTTATGTGGAGGGAAGGGCAGAGCTTTGACGATGCCTTTGATTATGTTAAGGCTGCGAGGGGGATCGCTAATCCGAACGTGGGTTTCGCTTGCCAGCTGCTTCAGTGCCAGAAGAGAGTCCATGCAATCCCGTTGAGCCCCAATTCAGTGCTGCGGATGTACCGAATGGCACCTCACTCTTCGTATGATCCATTGCACCTAGTACCAAAGATGTTGAATGATCCTTCGCCAGATGCTTTGGATTCACGGGGGGCATTCATCATTCACATCCTCTCGTCGATTTATGTGTGGATTGGTAAGAATTGCAAGCTAGTAATGGAAAAGGATGCAAAAGCTGCGGCTTTTCAGGTGGTAAGGTACGAGAGGGTGCAGGGGCCTATCATGATGATTGAAGAAGGGGATGAGCCACGAGAGTTCTGGGAGGCGTTTTCAAGTGCCCCTCCGAATTCAGACAGTGCCACAAAGATTAACAAGGAACAGATTGAATCAGCAATCAAGGCTGGCGTTGGTAAGAGGCGAGTGGAATCATATGATGCAGACTTTGAGCTTTTCTATAAGGCAATTACCGGAGGCGTTGTGCCACCATTCTCTTCTTCGGAACCGGGACGGGAAACCAACCTTCCGGCAAGAGAAAGCAACTGGAGTATTTTGAGGCGTAAGTTTATAACAAAAGTTTATTCAGATTCTGCATTGCTGAGGAATACGGATCCCCGCATGAACCGAATGCAGCTTTTGACTGCGGAGGCATCTACATCCCCTCCATATCTTTCTCCTAGTTCACTTTCCTCTGACTCGAGTGCTAGTTCAAAGTGTAGTTCAGAGTCACCTTCCATCTCTCCTTCAACATTCTTCTCTCACTCGCTTACTCCATCTCCTGCTTCATCTAACTCGTATGACCCTTTGCCACCATCATCTAGGCCTTCTCGCCAACCCTCAAGCAATATGGAACCCTTGAAGCATTGTTGGGAATCAGGTTCTCCATCTAAGGGGCTTGCACGTTCTATTGCTGAAAGAAGGGGAAGCTTTTCACCTCTGAAATTGCCATCACTGAACAAAAATGATGCTCCAGTGTTATCTCGGAAGGTGTTAAATACATCATCTGTATATGTTGAAAGGGCAAATGAAATCATAGATAGGAATAACAATAGCTGCATGTCCAAAGATGATGCTTTAGACAGGGAAGGTAATGTAGGGGAAGTTTCAGATGTCAAATGCACCAATGAATCTGCTGTTAATAGTTTAGAAAATCGGGCAAACACTCAGAAAAATCATCCAAATCAAAACGATCAATTGCTGCCTGGTTCAACTGGAAGGGTTGGTGTTAGGTTGAAGAGTCCCAACCCGGCACATCTCTTAGTGTACCGCTGGCCTAATATGGAAGAGCTAGCAACATTTGCTAGAGAAGATCTTGATTCTGAAGCAGTGTTTCTTTTCTTGACTCCTAATGCTGGTAAAAGTGGAGAGTCAGGTAGGACTTTATATTTGTGGATAGGAAAGGGCTTCGAACAAGCTAATGATCGAACTCAATTAAAGAGCAGCAAAGATGTAGGAGAAGTCATTCCAAATGACTGGCACCGAGTTGGCTGTGAGTTTCTTGGTTTAATGGGTCTGGAAAAGGACCTTCCGATTAAG